The Mixta hanseatica genome includes a region encoding these proteins:
- the dapA gene encoding 4-hydroxy-tetrahydrodipicolinate synthase translates to MFTGSIVALVTPMDDKGNVCRTSLKKLIDYHVESGTSAIVSVGTTGESATLSHDEHGDVVMMTLDMADGRIPVIAGTGANATAEGISLTKRFENTGVIGCLTVTPYYNRPTQEGLYQHFKTIAESTDLPQMLYNVPSRTGCDMLPETVARLAKIKNIIGIKEATGNLSRVSQIQELVDDEFVLVSGDDATALDFMQLGGHGVISVTANIAAREMTQLCRLAREGNFAEARHLNQRLMHLHQKLFVESNPVPVKWAAKKLGLIATDTLRLPMVPLSAAACPVVEQALKNAGLL, encoded by the coding sequence ATGTTCACGGGAAGTATTGTTGCGCTCGTTACGCCAATGGATGACAAAGGTAATGTCTGCCGTACGAGCCTGAAAAAACTGATTGATTATCATGTCGAGAGCGGCACATCCGCCATCGTTTCTGTGGGAACCACCGGCGAATCCGCAACGCTGAGCCATGATGAGCACGGCGATGTGGTCATGATGACGCTTGATATGGCCGACGGCCGCATTCCGGTAATTGCCGGAACCGGCGCCAACGCTACCGCAGAAGGCATCTCTCTGACCAAACGCTTCGAAAACACCGGCGTTATCGGCTGCCTTACCGTAACGCCTTATTACAACCGTCCGACGCAGGAAGGGTTGTACCAGCACTTTAAAACCATTGCGGAAAGTACCGATCTGCCGCAAATGCTGTATAACGTACCGTCGCGTACCGGCTGCGATATGCTGCCCGAAACGGTGGCGCGCCTGGCGAAAATCAAAAATATTATCGGGATCAAAGAGGCGACCGGGAACTTATCCCGCGTCAGCCAGATCCAAGAGCTGGTTGATGATGAGTTCGTGCTGGTCAGCGGCGATGACGCTACCGCACTGGACTTTATGCAGCTGGGCGGTCACGGTGTGATTTCCGTTACGGCGAACATCGCCGCACGTGAAATGACGCAACTGTGTCGGCTGGCGCGCGAGGGCAACTTCGCCGAGGCGCGTCATCTAAACCAGCGCCTGATGCATCTGCATCAGAAATTGTTTGTTGAATCTAATCCTGTTCCGGTGAAATGGGCCGCGAAAAAACTGGGATTAATCGCGACCGATACCCTGCGCCTGCCAATGGTTCCGCTATCCGCGGCGGCGTGTCCGGTTGTGGAGCAGGCGCTGAAAAATGCGGGTCTGCTGTAA
- a CDS encoding glycine cleavage system transcriptional repressor, with amino-acid sequence MPQTPQHFLVITALGVDRPGIVNAITRHVSSCGCNIEDSRLAMLGEEFTFIMLLSGSWNAITLIESTLPLKGAEMELLIVMKRTNASRRPPMPETVWVQVEVNDSPHIIERFTDLFDSHQMNIAELVSRTQLTQEHQPPLLYIQITAHSPAQRDATLIEQAFHALCTELHAQGTISVVNYPQHDEKMEISDESTESR; translated from the coding sequence TTGCCGCAGACACCGCAACACTTTTTGGTCATAACGGCGTTGGGCGTCGATCGTCCAGGCATCGTCAATGCCATTACCCGTCACGTCAGCAGCTGCGGCTGTAATATTGAAGATAGCCGTTTGGCCATGCTGGGCGAAGAGTTTACCTTTATCATGCTGCTTTCCGGCAGCTGGAATGCGATTACCTTAATTGAGTCCACCTTGCCGCTGAAGGGCGCTGAAATGGAGCTGCTGATCGTGATGAAGCGCACCAACGCCAGCCGTCGACCGCCCATGCCGGAAACCGTCTGGGTGCAGGTGGAAGTCAACGACTCGCCGCATATTATCGAACGCTTTACCGACCTGTTTGATTCGCATCAGATGAATATCGCAGAACTGGTGTCGCGCACTCAGCTAACGCAAGAACATCAGCCGCCTTTGCTCTATATTCAAATTACGGCCCACAGCCCGGCGCAGCGGGACGCGACATTAATCGAACAGGCGTTTCACGCCCTATGTACAGAACTTCATGCGCAAGGCACTATTAGCGTGGTGAATTATCCGCAGCATGACGAAAAAATGGAGATTAGTGATGAATCCACTGAAAGCCGGTGA
- the bcp gene encoding thioredoxin-dependent thiol peroxidase, giving the protein MNPLKAGDIAPKFSLPDQDGEQVNLTDFQGQRVLVYFYPKAMTPGCTVQACGLRDNMDEFKKAGVEVLGISTDKPEKLSRFAEKELLNFTLLSDENHEVSQQFGVWGEKTFMGKTYDGLHRISFLIDANGYVEKVFDDFKTSNHYDIVMAYLKSA; this is encoded by the coding sequence ATGAATCCACTGAAAGCCGGTGATATCGCACCGAAATTTAGTTTGCCCGATCAGGATGGCGAACAAGTAAATTTGACCGACTTCCAGGGACAGCGCGTTTTGGTCTATTTCTATCCCAAAGCGATGACGCCCGGTTGCACCGTTCAGGCGTGCGGCCTGCGTGACAATATGGATGAATTTAAAAAGGCGGGCGTGGAAGTGCTGGGTATCAGTACCGATAAGCCGGAAAAGCTGTCGCGTTTCGCCGAAAAAGAGCTGTTAAATTTTACGCTGCTCTCTGATGAAAATCATGAAGTCAGCCAGCAGTTTGGCGTCTGGGGAGAAAAAACCTTTATGGGCAAAACCTATGACGGCCTACACCGCATCAGCTTTTTAATTGATGCCAACGGCTACGTTGAAAAGGTTTTCGATGATTTCAAAACCAGCAATCACTACGATATCGTGATGGCGTATCTGAAATCAGCCTGA
- a CDS encoding AI-2E family transporter: MLALLIQWYRRRFSDPEAIALLVILLAAFFILFFFSDLLAPLLVALVMAYLLEWPTVRLERLGCSRSWATTIVLAFFVGILLLFVLVVAPVAWQQGIHLMRDMPNMLNKLYTFSAGLPARFPALADAGIVDIAIENLRSRLSGVGESVLKYSLASLVGLMTLAIYLVLVPLMLFFLLKDKQQMLNAVRRVLPRNRGLAGQVWSEMNQQITNYIRGKVLEMVVVGVATWIAFLVLGMNYALLLSVLVGLSVLIPYIGALAVTLPVICVGLFQWGLGSDFWTMMIVYLVIQALDGNVLVPVLFSEAVNLHPLVIILAVVIFGGLWGFWGVFFAIPLATLIKAVAHAWPEDTTGGEFQ, from the coding sequence ATGCTGGCACTTCTGATTCAATGGTATCGCCGTCGCTTTAGCGACCCGGAGGCGATTGCCCTGCTGGTAATCTTGCTGGCAGCTTTTTTTATCCTGTTTTTTTTCAGCGATTTGCTGGCGCCGCTGCTGGTGGCGTTGGTCATGGCTTACCTGCTGGAGTGGCCTACGGTGCGTCTGGAGCGCTTAGGCTGCTCCCGTAGTTGGGCCACCACCATTGTGTTGGCGTTCTTTGTCGGCATTCTGCTGCTTTTTGTACTGGTAGTCGCGCCGGTGGCGTGGCAGCAGGGTATCCATTTAATGCGTGATATGCCGAACATGCTGAATAAGCTCTACACCTTTTCCGCCGGGCTGCCGGCGCGTTTTCCGGCGCTGGCCGATGCCGGTATCGTTGATATCGCGATCGAGAATCTGCGCAGCCGCCTGTCGGGGGTAGGGGAATCGGTGTTGAAATATTCGCTGGCCTCGCTGGTGGGGTTGATGACGCTGGCGATCTATCTGGTGCTGGTGCCGCTAATGCTCTTTTTCCTGTTAAAGGATAAGCAGCAGATGCTTAACGCGGTGCGCCGCGTGCTGCCGCGCAACCGCGGCCTGGCAGGGCAGGTCTGGAGCGAGATGAATCAGCAGATCACTAATTATATTCGCGGCAAGGTGCTGGAAATGGTGGTGGTCGGCGTTGCGACCTGGATCGCTTTTCTGGTGCTGGGCATGAATTACGCGCTGTTGCTGTCGGTGCTGGTCGGCCTGTCGGTGCTGATCCCTTATATCGGCGCGCTGGCGGTGACGCTGCCGGTCATCTGCGTTGGGCTGTTTCAATGGGGATTAGGCAGCGATTTCTGGACGATGATGATTGTCTATCTGGTTATCCAGGCGCTGGATGGCAACGTGCTGGTGCCGGTGCTGTTCTCCGAGGCGGTGAACCTGCATCCGTTGGTGATTATCCTGGCGGTGGTGATTTTCGGCGGACTGTGGGGCTTTTGGGGCGTATTTTTCGCTATCCCGCTGGCGACGCTAATCAAAGCGGTAGCGCATGCCTGGCCTGAAGATACTACCGGGGGCGAGTTTCAGTAA
- a CDS encoding sensor domain-containing diguanylate cyclase, producing the protein MLRLLRPKTDLRTLITLLAVASIVIALANSLYAAWRVQREILISNTLEANRVYAAKLAATTGQFFQQAQSQLAWTAGAIGARFDDDALLQTEVERLRQQTNSFNSVVIVDAGGWVRAISPESMMLKGVQLHTDSAREALSRRTALIGQPSISAANNLLVFVSRPVWSASGSYLGYVGGTIYLKRKSVLNELLLSQFYRDGTQLYVLDRENRVLYHQNGQLVGKKIAPLLPQSATSYASSGYQEINNEQSVPVLAGYARVPDSDWTIFVLKPTRITLAPLSNLLFQVIQRSLPLALLTLAAAWLLARLIAMPLWQLARKASQMDAQDAAIEINGIRSWYFESSQIKRALLSGIGLMQMKIGQLKSEVQTDPLTQLLNRRGLQAVLDYLATTRQPFAVLALDIDHFKRVNDTWGHDVGDRVIQRVAQQLKNCARQTDVACRSGGEEFLIILPGADHDTAMMMAERVRQATQRQTIEPVGEVTLSIGVSCWLAEREAIAHCFRRADEALYSAKRAGRNCVLAAALQEEAREPICDR; encoded by the coding sequence ATGTTGAGGCTGTTACGGCCGAAAACGGATTTGCGGACGCTTATTACTCTGCTGGCGGTAGCCAGTATCGTTATTGCCCTCGCTAATTCCTTGTACGCAGCCTGGCGCGTTCAGCGTGAAATATTGATTTCCAATACGCTGGAGGCGAACCGGGTTTATGCCGCCAAGCTGGCGGCTACCACCGGACAGTTTTTTCAGCAGGCGCAGTCGCAGCTGGCCTGGACAGCTGGCGCGATTGGCGCTCGCTTCGATGATGATGCGCTGCTACAGACGGAAGTCGAGCGCCTGCGGCAGCAAACCAATAGCTTTAACTCAGTAGTGATTGTGGATGCCGGCGGCTGGGTGCGGGCAATTTCACCTGAGTCGATGATGCTGAAGGGCGTGCAGCTGCATACCGACAGCGCGCGTGAGGCGCTATCGCGGCGGACCGCGCTGATAGGACAGCCCAGCATCTCGGCGGCGAATAACCTGCTGGTATTTGTTTCCCGTCCTGTCTGGTCTGCAAGCGGCAGCTATCTGGGTTACGTTGGCGGCACTATTTACCTGAAGCGCAAAAGTGTTCTGAATGAGCTGCTGCTTAGCCAGTTCTACCGTGACGGCACGCAGCTTTACGTGCTGGATCGGGAGAACCGCGTGCTTTACCACCAGAACGGTCAACTGGTTGGCAAAAAAATTGCGCCGCTGTTGCCTCAGAGCGCGACCTCTTACGCCAGCAGCGGCTATCAGGAAATCAACAATGAGCAGAGCGTGCCGGTGCTGGCGGGCTACGCGCGCGTGCCCGACTCCGACTGGACCATTTTTGTACTGAAGCCAACCCGCATTACGCTGGCGCCGCTCAGCAACCTGCTGTTTCAGGTGATACAGCGTTCACTGCCGCTGGCGCTGCTAACGCTGGCAGCGGCCTGGCTGCTGGCGCGCCTGATCGCCATGCCGCTGTGGCAGTTGGCGCGTAAGGCCAGCCAGATGGATGCGCAGGATGCCGCTATAGAAATCAACGGCATCCGCTCGTGGTATTTCGAATCATCACAAATTAAGCGGGCGCTGCTTTCCGGTATCGGATTGATGCAGATGAAAATTGGTCAGCTGAAATCAGAAGTACAAACCGATCCGTTGACGCAACTGCTTAACCGCCGTGGCCTGCAGGCAGTGCTGGACTATCTCGCCACCACGCGCCAGCCTTTTGCCGTGCTGGCGCTGGATATCGATCATTTTAAACGGGTCAATGATACCTGGGGACATGACGTCGGCGATCGGGTGATTCAGCGAGTGGCGCAGCAGCTGAAAAACTGCGCGCGGCAAACAGACGTCGCCTGCCGTAGCGGCGGCGAGGAATTTTTAATCATCCTGCCCGGCGCGGATCATGATACAGCGATGATGATGGCGGAGCGGGTGCGTCAGGCGACGCAGCGTCAGACTATCGAGCCGGTTGGCGAGGTGACCCTATCGATTGGCGTCAGCTGTTGGTTAGCGGAGCGCGAAGCGATCGCGCACTGTTTTCGTCGCGCCGATGAGGCGCTTTATAGCGCTAAACGCGCCGGAAGAAACTGCGTGCTTGCCGCCGCCCTCCAGGAGGAGGCTCGGGAGCCGATCTGCGATCGTTAA
- a CDS encoding DsrE family protein produces MRPVTYIVVAALAGFVGGNVLQAPQLYDKVTNHIANSKSEPEGFWSTPAIANYGKIHYVDTPAYNPRNDANLSNKIVFQLNKNEGDIKDPHLGLERVARVVNLYYAAGIPLNKLDFVVSMNGDAVVAGLNNEEFHKAYGIDNPNLKLISELEKAGVKVTVCDQSVAFHHIAREWIDKSVTHTISSGTTVATLQNQGYALLML; encoded by the coding sequence ATGCGTCCCGTAACTTATATCGTCGTGGCGGCTTTGGCCGGTTTTGTCGGCGGTAATGTGCTTCAGGCACCACAGCTCTATGACAAAGTCACTAACCATATCGCGAACAGCAAAAGCGAGCCGGAAGGCTTCTGGTCAACGCCAGCTATCGCTAACTATGGGAAAATTCATTACGTCGATACGCCCGCTTATAATCCGCGTAACGATGCTAACCTCAGCAATAAAATTGTTTTTCAGCTTAATAAAAACGAGGGCGATATTAAAGATCCGCATCTGGGCCTGGAGCGTGTCGCGCGCGTGGTGAATCTTTACTATGCGGCCGGCATTCCATTGAATAAGCTCGACTTTGTGGTATCCATGAACGGCGATGCCGTGGTTGCCGGGCTGAATAATGAAGAATTCCATAAAGCTTACGGGATCGATAATCCTAATCTGAAGTTAATTAGCGAGCTGGAAAAGGCGGGCGTAAAAGTCACCGTTTGCGATCAGTCGGTTGCTTTCCATCATATCGCTCGCGAGTGGATTGATAAATCGGTGACCCACACTATTTCCAGCGGCACCACCGTTGCCACGCTGCAAAATCAGGGCTATGCGCTGTTAATGCTCTGA
- a CDS encoding beta-barrel assembly-enhancing protease, whose translation MFNRLKKNVIASLCITLLAGNVLSSQADVADTLPDIGTTAGGTLSINQELQMGDFYVRQLRASAPLINDPLLNQYINQLGLRLVAHANSVRTPFHFYLIRNDEINAFAFFGGNVVLHSALFRASDDESQLASVLAHEISHVTQRHLARAMEEQQRNAPLTWVGALGSILLAMANPQAGMAGLAGTLAGTRQGVISFTQNNEQEADRIGIQVLQRAGFDPQAMPTFLQKLADQSRFAFKPPEILLTHPLPDSRLADARNRANQMRPMVVHASQDYYMAKARALGMYATGQNQLGEDLLDEWSKGNARQQQAAQYGRALLFLEAKSFANAKKIIEPLLAKDPTNVWYLDIMTDIDLGLNQPQSAVKRLTAQKASGSDPVLQLNLANALLEAKQPAAASRILNRYTWAHPDDTNGWDLLAQAAAAQNRRDEELSARAEGLALTGQLDQAITTLSSASAQVALGSLTQARYDARIDQLRQLQLRFRQYQKGR comes from the coding sequence ATGTTTAATCGCTTGAAGAAAAATGTGATCGCTTCACTCTGCATCACGCTGCTGGCTGGCAACGTGCTCTCTTCCCAGGCCGACGTTGCTGATACGCTTCCCGATATTGGTACGACCGCAGGCGGCACCTTATCGATTAATCAGGAACTGCAGATGGGCGATTTTTATGTGCGCCAGCTGCGCGCCAGCGCGCCATTGATCAACGATCCCCTGCTTAACCAGTACATTAATCAACTTGGGCTGCGTCTGGTTGCCCACGCGAATTCGGTACGTACTCCCTTTCATTTCTACCTGATCCGTAATGATGAGATAAACGCCTTCGCCTTTTTTGGCGGCAACGTAGTGCTGCACTCTGCCCTGTTCCGCGCCAGCGACGATGAAAGTCAGCTGGCGTCGGTGCTGGCCCATGAAATTTCGCACGTTACCCAACGTCATCTGGCGCGTGCTATGGAAGAGCAGCAGCGCAATGCTCCGCTCACTTGGGTTGGCGCGCTCGGCTCGATTCTGCTGGCAATGGCTAATCCACAGGCGGGCATGGCAGGTTTAGCCGGTACGCTGGCCGGTACCCGGCAGGGCGTTATTTCCTTTACGCAGAATAATGAACAGGAAGCAGATCGCATCGGCATTCAGGTTTTGCAGCGCGCCGGTTTTGATCCGCAGGCGATGCCCACCTTTTTACAGAAACTGGCGGACCAGTCGCGTTTCGCCTTTAAGCCGCCGGAAATTTTGCTGACCCACCCGCTGCCGGACAGTCGTCTGGCCGACGCCCGTAACCGAGCCAATCAAATGCGGCCAATGGTGGTGCACGCTTCGCAGGATTACTATATGGCGAAAGCGCGCGCGCTGGGCATGTATGCCACCGGACAGAACCAGCTGGGGGAAGATTTGCTTGATGAGTGGTCGAAGGGCAATGCGCGCCAGCAGCAGGCCGCGCAGTACGGCAGAGCGCTGCTGTTCCTTGAAGCGAAAAGCTTCGCCAATGCGAAAAAGATCATCGAACCGCTGCTGGCAAAAGATCCCACCAACGTCTGGTACCTGGATATCATGACCGATATCGATCTGGGGCTGAATCAGCCGCAAAGCGCGGTGAAACGCCTGACGGCGCAGAAGGCCAGCGGCAGCGACCCGGTGTTACAGCTCAATCTGGCCAATGCGTTGCTGGAAGCCAAACAGCCCGCTGCGGCCAGCCGTATCCTGAATCGCTATACCTGGGCGCATCCTGATGATACTAACGGTTGGGATCTGTTGGCGCAGGCCGCGGCGGCGCAAAACCGGCGTGATGAGGAGCTGTCGGCGCGCGCGGAAGGGCTGGCGCTGACCGGGCAGTTAGATCAGGCGATTACCACCCTGAGCAGCGCCAGCGCTCAGGTGGCGTTAGGCAGCCTGACGCAGGCGCGCTATGACGCACGCATCGATCAGCTTCGTCAGCTGCAGCTACGCTTCCGTCAATATCAGAAAGGACGGTAA
- the hda gene encoding DnaA inactivator Hda: MNTPAQLSLPLYLPDDETFASFWPGENPSLLAALKGALAQEHGSYLYFWSRQGGGRSHLLHAACAEMSTRGDAVGYVPLDKRTWFVPEVLDGMEQLSLVCIDNIECIAGEEEWEMAIFDLYNRILETGKTRLLITGDRPPRQLNLKLPDLASRLDWGQIYKLQPLSDEDKLQALQLRASLRGFELPEDVGRFLLKRLDREMRTLFTTLDRLDRASISAQRKLTIPFVKEILAL; encoded by the coding sequence CTGAACACGCCGGCACAACTTTCACTGCCACTCTATTTACCGGATGATGAAACCTTCGCCAGTTTCTGGCCGGGAGAAAATCCGTCCCTGCTGGCTGCACTCAAAGGCGCATTAGCGCAGGAACATGGCAGTTATCTCTATTTCTGGTCACGTCAGGGCGGGGGGCGCAGCCATTTGCTGCATGCGGCCTGCGCTGAAATGTCGACGCGCGGCGATGCCGTCGGCTATGTTCCGCTGGATAAACGGACCTGGTTCGTACCGGAAGTGCTGGATGGCATGGAACAGCTCTCGCTGGTCTGCATTGACAATATTGAATGTATTGCCGGTGAGGAAGAGTGGGAAATGGCCATCTTCGATCTTTACAACCGCATTCTGGAAACCGGAAAAACGCGGCTGTTGATCACCGGCGATCGTCCCCCGCGCCAGCTTAACCTTAAGCTGCCCGATCTCGCTTCACGCCTCGACTGGGGGCAAATCTATAAGCTACAGCCGCTATCGGATGAGGATAAGCTACAGGCGCTGCAGCTGCGTGCCAGCCTGCGTGGCTTCGAGCTGCCGGAAGACGTTGGCCGATTCCTGCTGAAACGCCTGGATCGTGAGATGCGTACGCTGTTTACCACCCTGGATCGTCTCGATCGCGCCTCGATTAGCGCCCAGCGTAAGTTAACCATTCCATTTGTGAAGGAAATCCTCGCGCTGTAG
- the uraA gene encoding uracil permease, translating to MTRRAIGVSERPPLLQTIPLSFQHLFAMFGATVLVPILFHINPATVLLFNGIGTLLYLFICKGKIPAYLGSSFAFISPVLLLLPLGYEVALGGFILCGVLFCLVALIVKKAGTGWLDVMFPPAAMGAIVAVIGLELAGVAANMAGLLPASGATVDGTAVTVSLVTLAVTVFGSVLFRGFMAIIPILIGVLAGYLLSWAMGIVDWSGVAAAPWFALPTFYTPRFEWYAMLTILPAALVVIAEHVGHLVVTANIVKKDLIRDPGLHRSMFANGFSTIISGLFGSTPNTTYGENIGVMAITRVYSTWVIGGAAIIAILLSCVGKLAAAIQAIPVPVMGGVSLLLYGVIGASGIRVLIESKVDYNKAQNLILTSVILIIGVSGAKVHIGAAELKGMALATLVGVALSLIFKVINVLRPEEVILDAPDKSQE from the coding sequence ATGACTCGTCGCGCGATTGGCGTTAGCGAACGTCCACCGCTACTGCAAACGATTCCGCTCAGTTTTCAGCATCTGTTCGCCATGTTCGGCGCGACGGTGCTGGTGCCGATTCTGTTTCATATCAATCCGGCAACGGTGCTGTTGTTTAACGGCATCGGCACCTTACTCTATCTATTTATCTGTAAGGGTAAAATCCCTGCCTATTTAGGTTCCAGCTTCGCCTTTATTTCGCCGGTGTTGCTGTTGCTGCCTCTGGGCTATGAGGTGGCGCTGGGCGGCTTTATTCTGTGCGGCGTGCTGTTTTGTCTGGTGGCGCTGATTGTGAAAAAAGCGGGCACCGGCTGGCTGGATGTGATGTTCCCACCGGCGGCGATGGGCGCGATTGTCGCGGTTATCGGGCTGGAACTGGCGGGCGTCGCAGCGAATATGGCCGGCCTGCTGCCTGCCAGCGGCGCGACGGTAGATGGTACCGCGGTGACCGTTTCCCTGGTGACGCTGGCGGTAACCGTGTTTGGTTCGGTACTGTTTCGCGGTTTTATGGCGATCATCCCTATTCTGATCGGCGTGCTGGCGGGCTATCTGCTTTCCTGGGCGATGGGCATCGTCGACTGGAGCGGAGTGGCGGCCGCGCCGTGGTTCGCGCTGCCGACGTTTTATACGCCGCGCTTTGAATGGTATGCGATGTTAACGATCCTGCCGGCCGCGCTGGTGGTGATTGCCGAACATGTCGGGCATCTGGTGGTGACGGCGAATATCGTCAAAAAGGATCTGATCCGCGATCCTGGCCTGCATCGTTCGATGTTCGCCAACGGCTTCTCGACCATTATTTCTGGCCTGTTCGGTTCAACGCCGAATACCACCTACGGCGAAAATATCGGCGTGATGGCGATTACCCGCGTTTACAGTACCTGGGTGATTGGCGGCGCGGCGATTATTGCTATTTTGCTCTCCTGCGTCGGTAAGCTGGCGGCGGCTATTCAGGCGATTCCGGTACCGGTGATGGGCGGGGTTTCGCTGCTGCTGTATGGCGTGATCGGCGCATCCGGTATTCGCGTGCTGATTGAATCAAAAGTAGACTATAATAAGGCGCAGAATCTGATCCTGACCTCGGTGATTTTGATTATCGGCGTGAGCGGAGCCAAGGTGCATATCGGCGCGGCAGAGCTGAAAGGCATGGCGCTGGCGACGCTGGTAGGTGTGGCGCTGAGCCTGATTTTTAAAGTAATTAACGTGCTGCGCCCGGAAGAGGTGATTCTGGACGCGCCGGATAAATCGCAGGAGTAA